The sequence TCCACGTTACCAATCGCTTTCATACGCTTTTTACCCTTCTTCTGCTTTTCAAGCAGTTTCTTCTTACGGGTAATATCACCACCGTAACATTTAGCTGTTACGTTTTTACGGAGTGCGCGCACGTTTTCACGGGCAATAATCTTACCGCCAATGGCAGCTTGAAGAGCAACTTCAAACATTTGCTGTGGGATGAGCTCTTTGAGCTTCACAAGCAGTTGGCGACCACGGAATTCAGCGTTGTCGCGGTGTACGATCATAGAGAGCGCATCTACGTTTTCACCGTTCACCATAATGGCTACTTTTACCAGTGGGCTCTCTTCAAAACTTTCAATCTCATAGTCAAATGAGGCGTAACCGCGAGAGATACTCTTGAGGCGGTCATAGAAGTCTAGAACCACTTCGTTAAGAGGCAGTTTGTAAACCAACATCACACGTGAACCGTGGTATGTCATAGACTCCTGAACACCGCGCTTTTCAATACATAAGTTAATCACACCACCGACAAACTCTTCAGGCATCAGCATTGTTGCCTTAATAATCGGCTCTTCAATGTGGGAGATAAAGTTTGGTTCAGGCAGGTCTGCTGGGTTTTCAACCTCAATCGTTTCACCGTTGTTTTGTACCACGCGGTACACAACGTTTGGCGCTGTTGTTACAAGATCGAGGTCAAACTCACGCTCAAGGCGCTCTTGAATAATCTCCATGTGCAGAAGGCCAAGGAAACCACAACGGAAACCATGTCCAAGGGCTGGAGAAGATTCACCTTGGTATGTGAATGAGGTATCATTAATACGTAGTTTACCAAAGGCTTCTTTCAACTTTTCATAGTCTGCGCCATCTGTTGGGTATAGACCACAGAAGACAAGAGGGTGAACTTCCTTAAAACCGTCAAGGGGCTTTTCAGTTGGATTGTAACTGTCAGTAATTGTGTCACCAATAGATACATCGGCAACCGATTTAATGGCAGCCGTGAGGACACCTACTTCACCCGCTTTCAGTTCTTCAACCACACTCAGTTGAGGTGTAAGTACACCCACGCGCTCAACCGTGTAGTTGCGGCCATTAGACATCAATTGAACCTTTTGGCCTTTCTTAATAGAGCCGTCTTCTAGGCGCACAAGTAGAACGACACCAAGGTAGTTATCATACCAAGCATCAACAAGGAGTGCTTTCAGTGAAGCATCAGGCTGACCGACAGGTGCAGGCACCTTCTCAACAATTTGTTCTAGGATATCTGTAATACCAATGCCTGACTTTGCTGAGGCTTCAACAGCTTCAGATGTATCAAGACCAACAATCTCTTCAATTTGCGTTTTAATGCGCTCAGGTTCAGCTGCTGGTAGATCAATCTTGTTCAGAACAGGGAAAATCTCAAGGTCGTTATCTAGGGCGAGGTAAACATTTGCAAGCGTTTGGGCTTCTACACCTTGAGAGGCATCAACAACAAGCAGTGCACCTTCACAAGCGGCAAGAGAGCGAGAGACTTCGTATGTGAAGTCTACGTGTCCTGGTGTATCAATTAGGTTTAGCTGGTATGTTTCACCGTCTTTGGCTTGGTAGTAGAGGCGGATAGCGTTAGCTTTAATGGTAATACCGCGTTCACGCTCAATGTCCATTGTATCAAGAAGCTGGTCTTGCATCTCACGAGCATCAACAGCGTTACATTCCTGAATCAGGCGATCGGCAAGCGTTGATTTCCCATGGTCAATGTGGGCAATAATACTAAAGTTACGAATGTTTTTTAGCGTTTTCTCAGTCATTACGCGCGGAGCTCTCCACCCAGTTTTGTTTCTACAGTTTTTACAGCTTTGTCACAGATTGTGTTGATCTCTTCATCTGTGAGTGTCTTCTCACCAGATTGTAGAACCACACGGAGTGCGACTGACTTTTTACCTTCTGGCAGTTTGTCACCTT comes from Pseudomonadota bacterium and encodes:
- the lepA gene encoding translation elongation factor 4, with the translated sequence MTEKTLKNIRNFSIIAHIDHGKSTLADRLIQECNAVDAREMQDQLLDTMDIERERGITIKANAIRLYYQAKDGETYQLNLIDTPGHVDFTYEVSRSLAACEGALLVVDASQGVEAQTLANVYLALDNDLEIFPVLNKIDLPAAEPERIKTQIEEIVGLDTSEAVEASAKSGIGITDILEQIVEKVPAPVGQPDASLKALLVDAWYDNYLGVVLLVRLEDGSIKKGQKVQLMSNGRNYTVERVGVLTPQLSVVEELKAGEVGVLTAAIKSVADVSIGDTITDSYNPTEKPLDGFKEVHPLVFCGLYPTDGADYEKLKEAFGKLRINDTSFTYQGESSPALGHGFRCGFLGLLHMEIIQERLEREFDLDLVTTAPNVVYRVVQNNGETIEVENPADLPEPNFISHIEEPIIKATMLMPEEFVGGVINLCIEKRGVQESMTYHGSRVMLVYKLPLNEVVLDFYDRLKSISRGYASFDYEIESFEESPLVKVAIMVNGENVDALSMIVHRDNAEFRGRQLLVKLKELIPQQMFEVALQAAIGGKIIARENVRALRKNVTAKCYGGDITRKKKLLEKQKKGKKRMKAIGNVEIPQEAFLAALKLND